Proteins encoded in a region of the Vigna radiata var. radiata cultivar VC1973A unplaced genomic scaffold, Vradiata_ver6 scaffold_405, whole genome shotgun sequence genome:
- the LOC106778378 gene encoding uncharacterized protein LOC106778378, translating to MILSRVAKGVAKGAATKLEQRPAEAPQSLPDIVLTLAEAIRFFYAETLGKWHLLDLPRAILFSIMDKTKKTVPMECGVRSDCVQLKNPELLKELYELKKCLTRTMLFSKKSFRVFLFAAGFSKEDVLFRKKRARLLKPAFTVIRDKESNCLFVFIRGTQSIRDTLTDAIGAPVSFSPYIYIDGELKKNMVSGYGHRGMVAAAGWIKKHCTPILLDELRKNKDYQIKVVGHSLGGGTAALLTYMLREIKQFSSCTCVTFGPAASVSSELSEFGKAFIISVINDLDVVPTLSAYSVNGFIYEGKVKHENILSKAHSSITAIGSRLPFASSVKAISDHAVSLGSKVVKKNKQRTRSLFSLPQKLVNVGTLSSSKSDNLAEASRSSERSYEEIIMSESTTDEDDSNFSDEGDDNDEIDEEEQILYAFQNIITSDASQEELLSQLEKLELQKQENIRNIKEKEVITEDITEEETIEVFHTEERGAVTTTSDDMDIHPLYPPGRIMHIVPENSDPKDYDSDQKYLYLYETPKQLYEKLRVSRRMIFDHMTNKYLQMLQKLINQLEEEHLKNRA from the exons ATGATATTGTCGAGAGTTGCTAAGGGAGTTGCTAAGGGAGCTGCCACGAAGCTCGAACAGAGACCAGCTGAAGCACCACAGAGTTTACCGGACATAGTGCTCACGTTAGCAGAAGCCATAAGGTTTTTTTATGCAGAAACCTTGGGAAAATGGCATCTCTTGGATTTGCCAAGAGCTATTCTTTTTTCTATCATGGACAAG ACTAAGAAAACAGTTCCAATGGAATGTGGAGTAAGAAGTGACTGTGTTCAACTGAAAAACCCCGAACTGTTAAAGGAGTTGTATGAGCTCAAAAAATGCTTGACTCGGACCATGCTTTTCAGCAAGAAAAGCTTTCGTGTTTTTCTATTTGCTGCTGGATTTTCCAAGGAGGACGTCCTCTTCCGGAAGAAAAGAGCTAGG CTTCTAAAGCCTGCATTCACAGTTATACGTGATAAAGAATCaaattgtttgtttgtgttcaTACGTGGAACTCAAAGCATAAGAGACACCTTGACAGATGCAATCGGTGCTCCAGTGTCCTTCAGTCCCTACATTTACATAGACGGTGAGCTAAAAAAGAACATGGTTTCAGGATATGGACACCGTGGTATGGTTGCTGCAGCTGGTTGGATCAAAAAGCACTGCACTCCTATACTTCTTGATGAACTTAGAAAGAACAAGGATTACCAAATCAAG GTCGTTGGGCACTCGCTTGGTGGTGGTACTGCTGCACTGTTGACATATATGCTTAGAGAAATAAAGCAATTCTCTTCATGCACTTGTGTGACCTTTGGCCCAG CTGCTTCTGTGTCATCGGAATTATCGGAATTCGGGAAGGCCTTTATCATTTCCGTTATAAACGATTTGGACGTAGTGCCTACTTTGTCAGCATATTCTGTTAATGGTTTCATTTATGAG GGTAAGGTTAAGCACGAAAACATACTAAGTAAAGCACATAGCTCTATAACTGCAATTGGATCTCGCTTACCATTTGCATCTAGTGTTAAAGCCATTTCAGATCATGCAGTATCCCTTGGCTCCAAG GTTGTGAAGAAGAACAAACAAAGAACTCGGTCATTGTTTTCCTTGCCCCAAAAACTTGTCAATGTTGGCACATTATCAAGCTCTAAATCAGATAACTTGGCTGAAGCTTCTAGATCATCGGAGAGAAGTTATGAAGAGATAATAATGTCAGAGTCTACGACTGATGAAGATGACTCTAATTTCTCTGATGAAGGTGATGACAATGATGAAATAGATGAAGAGGAACAAATTTTATATGCTTTCCAGAACATCATTACTTCCGATGCCTCTCAAGAAGAATTGTTGAGTCAATTGGAGAAACTTGAGCTGCAGAAACAGGAAAATATCCGTAACATTAAGGAAAAAGAGGTCATAACCGAAGACATCACTGAAGAAGAAACCATTGAGGTTTTCCATACTGAAGAAAGAGGTGCTGTGACGACAACATCAGACGACATGGATATACATCCTCTTTATCCTCCAGGCAGGATCATGCATATTGTTCCTGAAAATTCTGATCCAAAAGACTATGATTCTGATCAGAAATACCTCTACTTATATGAAACGCCTAAACAACTCTATGAAAAACTTAGGGTTTCAAGAAGGATGATATTTGATCATATGACAAACAAGTATCTACAGATGTTACAGAAACTGATCAATCAACTAGAGGAGGAACACTTGAAAAACCGTGCTTGA